The proteins below come from a single Burkholderia contaminans genomic window:
- a CDS encoding TraR/DksA family transcriptional regulator produces MALDPQQRQTLKQRLNESEQTLRAEIRTSEDQRASESYADLAGAAPDEGDEANADLFVDVDHALIGMKLTELRAIGRAQQRMRDGSYGECIDCDGSVGYERLLARPAAERCTHCQSIYERQYATTPRASL; encoded by the coding sequence ATGGCGCTCGACCCACAACAACGGCAGACGCTGAAACAGCGGCTGAACGAGAGCGAGCAGACGTTGCGTGCGGAGATCCGCACCAGCGAAGACCAGCGCGCGTCGGAGTCCTATGCAGACCTCGCCGGCGCGGCGCCGGACGAGGGTGACGAGGCCAATGCGGATCTGTTCGTCGACGTCGATCATGCGTTGATCGGCATGAAACTGACCGAGCTGCGCGCGATCGGCCGCGCCCAGCAGCGGATGCGCGACGGCAGCTACGGCGAGTGCATCGACTGCGACGGCTCGGTCGGCTACGAGCGCCTGCTGGCGCGCCCGGCCGCCGAACGCTGCACGCATTGCCAGTCGATCTACGAGCGGCAATACGCCACGACGCCGCGCGCCTCCCTCTGA
- the polX gene encoding DNA polymerase/3'-5' exonuclease PolX translates to MPIHNAECAAVFTEIADMLEIQGANPFRVRAYRNAARTIGDYGRDIPKMIANGDDLGKIPSIGPDLASKLREIAATGTCELQQTLRHALPGAIVELLDVPGLGAKRVKALHDALHVDSLEQLRAAAKSGHVRELPGFGAKTEAHLLEAIDDRLKREPQRFLLPDAAHSLLPLLERLRAIAGVGKAVPAGSFRRRRETVGDLDILVTARDPGAVAEAFVGYGEVARVLAHGRTKSSVVLASGLQVDLRVVDADAFGAALVYFTGSKAHNIALRRIAQAGGLKINEYGVFRGDERIAGATETSVYAAIGLHDVPPELREDRGEIDAARAGTLPALVERKHVHGDLHAHTDASAGRDSLRAMADAARARGFAYLAITDRAPHAGGGRGGFDWLSRQLDEIDRLNASFDGFVLLKGVEAGIREDGSLDVPDAMLGRLDLVVGAVRDGFDLSRDAQTARMLRAMDHPHFTILAHPTGRVLGERDACELDVPRVIAHAAARGCFVELDAQPRRLDLPDVWCREAAKAGVPVAIGSDARSADELDNLAYGVDQARRGWLTRPDVLNTRTLAQLRPLLARTMGAGGSSKRSGGAKGA, encoded by the coding sequence ATGCCGATCCACAACGCCGAGTGTGCGGCCGTGTTCACCGAGATTGCCGACATGCTCGAGATCCAGGGCGCCAATCCGTTCCGGGTGCGTGCCTATCGCAACGCAGCACGGACGATTGGCGACTACGGGCGCGATATCCCGAAGATGATCGCGAACGGCGACGATCTCGGGAAGATTCCGTCGATCGGGCCCGATCTCGCGTCGAAGCTGCGCGAGATCGCGGCGACCGGCACCTGCGAACTGCAGCAAACGCTGCGTCACGCGCTGCCTGGCGCGATCGTCGAGCTGCTCGACGTGCCGGGGCTCGGCGCGAAGCGTGTGAAGGCGCTCCATGACGCGCTGCACGTCGATTCGCTCGAGCAGCTTCGCGCGGCCGCGAAGAGCGGGCACGTGCGCGAGTTGCCGGGCTTCGGCGCGAAAACCGAAGCGCATCTGCTCGAAGCGATCGACGACCGGCTGAAGCGCGAACCTCAACGCTTCCTGCTGCCGGATGCGGCGCACTCGCTGCTGCCGCTGCTCGAACGCCTGCGTGCGATTGCGGGCGTCGGCAAGGCCGTGCCGGCCGGCAGTTTCCGCCGCCGCCGCGAGACGGTCGGCGATCTCGACATCCTCGTCACCGCACGTGATCCAGGCGCCGTCGCCGAAGCGTTCGTCGGTTATGGCGAGGTGGCGCGCGTGCTTGCGCACGGCAGGACGAAGTCGAGCGTCGTGCTCGCCAGCGGATTGCAGGTCGATCTGCGCGTGGTCGATGCCGATGCGTTCGGCGCGGCGCTCGTCTACTTCACCGGATCGAAGGCGCACAACATCGCGTTGCGCAGGATCGCGCAGGCCGGCGGGCTGAAGATCAACGAGTACGGCGTGTTTCGCGGCGACGAACGGATTGCCGGCGCGACCGAGACATCGGTCTATGCGGCGATCGGGTTGCACGACGTGCCGCCCGAGTTGCGCGAGGATCGCGGCGAGATCGACGCCGCGCGCGCGGGCACGCTGCCGGCGCTGGTCGAGCGCAAGCACGTGCACGGCGATCTGCATGCGCATACCGACGCGTCGGCCGGCCGCGACAGCCTGCGTGCGATGGCCGATGCGGCACGAGCACGCGGGTTCGCGTACCTGGCCATCACCGACCGGGCGCCGCATGCCGGCGGTGGCCGCGGCGGCTTCGACTGGCTTTCCCGGCAGCTCGACGAGATCGATCGCCTCAACGCGTCATTCGACGGGTTCGTGCTGCTCAAGGGCGTGGAGGCGGGCATTCGCGAGGACGGCAGCCTCGATGTGCCCGACGCGATGCTCGGCCGGCTCGACCTCGTGGTCGGTGCGGTACGCGACGGCTTCGACCTGTCGCGCGACGCACAGACCGCGCGCATGCTGCGCGCGATGGACCATCCGCATTTCACGATTCTCGCGCACCCGACGGGCCGCGTGCTCGGCGAGCGCGATGCCTGCGAACTCGACGTGCCGCGCGTGATCGCGCATGCCGCGGCGCGCGGTTGCTTCGTCGAACTCGATGCGCAGCCGCGGCGGCTCGACCTGCCGGACGTCTGGTGCCGCGAAGCCGCGAAGGCCGGCGTGCCGGTGGCGATCGGCTCCGATGCGCGCAGCGCGGACGAACTCGACAATCTTGCGTACGGCGTCGATCAGGCGCGCCGCGGCTGGCTCACGCGGCCCGACGTGCTGAACACGCGCACGCTCGCGCAATTGAGGCCGCTGCTTGCACGCACGATGGGAGCGGGCGGCTCGTCAAAGCGTAGCGGCGGCGCGAAGGGCGCGTGA
- a CDS encoding acyl carrier protein: protein MKNEIKTILKHVAHLEAAIDSIGDGDDLYEAGLSSLDTIQLMLAIEKQFNIEIPDEMLNRNLFRSIDALADTITTLQRTEHSA from the coding sequence GTGAAAAACGAAATCAAAACCATCCTGAAGCACGTCGCCCATCTCGAAGCCGCGATCGATTCGATCGGCGACGGGGACGACCTCTACGAAGCCGGCCTTTCGTCACTCGACACGATCCAGCTGATGCTCGCGATCGAGAAGCAATTCAACATCGAGATTCCCGACGAGATGCTGAACCGCAACCTGTTCCGCAGCATCGACGCGCTCGCGGACACGATCACCACGCTGCAACGCACCGAGCATTCGGCATGA
- a CDS encoding Crp/Fnr family transcriptional regulator, translating to MTHQAPDAVAYANGMIELSHSFDANRFLAAIDRDELATLVPHLQLVHLKSGQVLCEPGEMLTAVYLPVTTAISLQYVSSGGMTLEVAEIGSESVVCDDVIGGSGRMPCRAVACRDGFVYRLDRRVFAAAFDASPVIRHLVFVCVRLLMAQVSQITFCSRHHVLKHQLCRWFLLAYDRTRSIEIQVTHSMLAQMLGVRRETVTDAAGEIQKLGLIRQYRSSIELADLDGLEKMSCGCRAIVRDEMKRILSADSGVPAASRA from the coding sequence GTGACTCACCAGGCCCCTGACGCCGTCGCGTACGCGAACGGCATGATCGAGCTTTCCCACAGCTTCGATGCAAACCGCTTTCTCGCGGCCATCGACCGCGACGAGCTCGCGACGCTGGTTCCCCATCTTCAACTCGTCCACCTGAAATCCGGGCAAGTGCTCTGCGAGCCCGGCGAAATGCTCACCGCCGTCTACCTGCCCGTCACGACCGCGATTTCGCTGCAGTACGTGTCGTCCGGCGGCATGACGCTGGAAGTCGCCGAGATCGGCAGCGAGAGCGTGGTGTGCGACGACGTGATCGGCGGCAGCGGCCGGATGCCCTGCCGTGCCGTGGCCTGCCGCGACGGTTTCGTCTACCGGCTCGACCGGCGCGTGTTTGCCGCCGCGTTCGATGCATCGCCGGTGATCCGCCATCTCGTGTTCGTCTGCGTGCGGCTGCTGATGGCGCAGGTCTCGCAGATCACGTTCTGCAGCCGTCATCACGTGCTCAAACATCAGTTATGCAGATGGTTCCTGCTCGCGTACGACCGGACCCGCAGCATCGAGATCCAGGTGACGCACAGCATGCTGGCGCAGATGCTCGGCGTGCGGCGCGAAACGGTTACCGACGCCGCCGGCGAAATCCAGAAGCTGGGCCTGATCCGGCAGTACCGGAGTTCGATCGAGCTCGCCGACCTCGACGGCCTCGAGAAAATGTCGTGCGGCTGCCGCGCGATCGTGCGCGACGAGATGAAGCGCATCCTGTCGGCCGATTCGGGTGTGCCGGCCGCGTCGCGGGCCTGA
- a CDS encoding Crp/Fnr family transcriptional regulator produces the protein MLHLHSSYSANAILDALPEDSIRTIAPHLELVRIKAGMLDRVGEPMRHVHFPTTSMMSVQHLMEDGAMVEVAQVGREGVVGLATLVGGAAASHRVEVRIGGMAYRVPSCVMRAEFERSPATYRLLLNYCQAAMAQISRSALCNRHHSVSEQLSRWLLLAHDRIDGDELAVTQQTIANMLGVRREGVTEAAGNLQEAGLIRQRRGRITVLDRDGLEHHACECYNLIRADYRRLLGTRGTARPTPGRPRMPDAHRGFPAHGA, from the coding sequence ATGCTTCATCTTCACTCGAGCTATTCGGCGAACGCCATCCTCGATGCCCTCCCCGAGGACAGCATCCGCACCATCGCACCGCATCTCGAACTGGTCAGGATCAAGGCCGGGATGCTCGACCGGGTCGGCGAGCCGATGCGCCACGTGCATTTCCCGACGACGTCGATGATGTCGGTGCAGCACCTGATGGAGGACGGTGCGATGGTCGAGGTGGCGCAGGTCGGCCGCGAGGGCGTGGTCGGGCTCGCGACGCTGGTCGGTGGCGCCGCGGCGTCGCACCGGGTCGAGGTCCGTATCGGCGGGATGGCCTATCGCGTGCCGAGCTGCGTGATGCGCGCCGAATTCGAGCGCTCGCCGGCAACCTACCGGCTGCTGCTCAACTACTGCCAGGCGGCGATGGCGCAGATCTCGCGCAGCGCGCTGTGCAACCGTCATCACTCGGTCAGCGAGCAGCTCAGCCGCTGGCTGCTGCTTGCGCATGACCGCATCGACGGCGACGAACTGGCCGTCACGCAGCAGACGATCGCGAACATGCTCGGCGTGCGGCGCGAAGGCGTGACGGAAGCGGCGGGCAACCTGCAGGAAGCCGGGCTGATCCGGCAGCGTCGCGGCCGCATCACGGTGCTCGACCGCGACGGCCTCGAACATCACGCGTGTGAATGCTACAACCTGATTCGCGCGGACTATCGCAGGCTGCTCGGCACGCGCGGGACGGCGAGGCCGACACCGGGTCGGCCCCGCATGCCGGACGCGCATCGCGGGTTCCCGGCACATGGTGCGTGA
- a CDS encoding glycosyltransferase family 4 protein — translation MSTSIRERSAPVLQEARAERGAGTAAYTARPCRLAINGKFTAQRMTGVQRVAYELTAELARIASADEAPSLVVPSDHDPAAMPAGARSLTSGRRHGALWEQWTLPRMTRGRTLLSLCNIGPLVKHDQLLVIYDAAIFDLPAGYSMAFRLWYRFAFSIMKRRARHIVTISHFSRTRLAARLGVPPARLSVVPGAVDHIDRIDADPGVLSRLNLETDRYVLFVGSLAPGKNLVRALAAVALMRESHPTLRFVIAGGANAKIFGARAAGLREDDPYVTWAGYVTDGELKALYEHAGCFVFPSLYEGFGLPPLEAMRCGCPVVVSHEGALPEVCGGAALFCDAYSPPDIAAAIARVMDDPELRARLRTLGREHAQRYSWQRSARMLLDIVRADA, via the coding sequence ATGTCAACGTCGATTCGAGAGCGAAGCGCACCGGTACTGCAGGAAGCGCGCGCGGAGCGGGGCGCCGGCACGGCCGCGTATACCGCGCGGCCGTGCCGGCTCGCGATCAACGGGAAATTCACCGCGCAGCGCATGACGGGCGTTCAGCGCGTGGCATACGAACTGACGGCCGAACTCGCGCGCATCGCGAGCGCCGACGAGGCGCCGTCGCTCGTCGTGCCGTCCGATCACGATCCGGCGGCCATGCCGGCCGGCGCGCGATCACTGACGTCCGGGCGCCGGCACGGCGCGCTGTGGGAGCAATGGACGCTGCCGCGCATGACGCGTGGCCGGACCTTGCTGAGCCTATGCAACATTGGCCCGCTGGTGAAGCACGATCAACTGCTGGTGATTTATGACGCGGCGATTTTCGACCTGCCGGCCGGCTATTCGATGGCGTTCCGACTCTGGTACCGCTTCGCGTTCTCGATCATGAAGCGGCGCGCGCGCCATATCGTGACGATCTCGCATTTTTCGCGGACGCGGCTGGCCGCGCGGCTTGGCGTGCCGCCCGCGCGCCTGTCGGTCGTGCCGGGGGCGGTCGATCATATCGACCGCATCGATGCCGATCCTGGCGTGCTGTCGCGCCTGAATCTCGAGACGGACCGCTACGTATTGTTCGTCGGGTCCCTCGCACCCGGCAAGAATCTCGTGCGCGCACTGGCCGCGGTGGCGCTGATGCGCGAGTCGCACCCGACGTTGCGTTTCGTGATCGCGGGGGGCGCCAATGCGAAGATCTTCGGTGCACGGGCGGCCGGCCTGCGCGAAGACGATCCGTACGTCACATGGGCCGGTTACGTGACCGACGGCGAGCTGAAAGCGTTGTACGAGCATGCGGGCTGCTTCGTGTTTCCGTCGCTGTACGAAGGATTCGGGCTGCCGCCGCTCGAGGCGATGCGGTGTGGCTGCCCGGTCGTCGTGTCGCACGAAGGGGCGCTTCCGGAAGTCTGCGGCGGTGCAGCGCTGTTCTGCGATGCGTATTCACCGCCGGATATCGCCGCGGCGATCGCCCGCGTGATGGACGATCCCGAACTGCGGGCACGGTTGCGCACGCTGGGCCGCGAGCACGCGCAGCGATACAGCTGGCAGCGCTCGGCGCGCATGTTGCTCGACATCGTCCGTGCCGATGCTTGA
- a CDS encoding undecaprenyl-phosphate glucose phosphotransferase: MQSKSGGTNSMRHSVIAVTDTVLVLAGALAAQAASGLAWRELSDAQRGAIALLCVLTVALLPRYLRTVRGSVAPQGGTHALTQTMVALVCASVLTVVAAMWIMNRGGTITTHWIVRTVLAGDAALLLGRAALLALALTRDDPRARQRRVAVVGATAYGRVAVERMQLAPHGLFVAACVFDDDAQAASGGIGGVPVIDDWNVLRDLIRGGEIDEVWLTLPMSHEWRIQRIVRELRDEFVELRLLPDVRQMAVVDRSATDVLGMPAINLATTPRSAPELWAKFAFDRLFAFGVLIPLLPLLSMLAIAVKLSSPGPVLFRQRRKGVDGREFDILKFRTMRVHRVQPGVLRQASRNDSRITRVGAFLRRTSLDELPQFFNVLFGQMSVVGPRPHAIEHDDLYRQLIDCYMYRYRVRPGITGWAQVNGYRGETRKVEAMEARVKFDLFYMQNWSFWFDMKIILLTVVRGFIGRNAF; this comes from the coding sequence ATGCAATCGAAGTCCGGCGGGACGAATTCGATGCGGCATTCTGTGATCGCAGTTACCGACACCGTGCTCGTGCTGGCAGGCGCGCTTGCCGCGCAGGCGGCATCGGGCCTCGCGTGGCGCGAGTTGTCCGACGCGCAGCGCGGCGCGATCGCGCTGCTGTGCGTGCTGACCGTGGCCTTGCTGCCGCGCTACCTGCGCACCGTGCGTGGCAGCGTGGCGCCGCAAGGCGGCACGCATGCGCTGACGCAGACGATGGTGGCGCTCGTCTGCGCGAGCGTGCTGACGGTAGTCGCCGCGATGTGGATCATGAACCGCGGCGGCACGATCACGACACACTGGATCGTGCGCACGGTGCTGGCCGGCGACGCCGCATTGCTGCTCGGCCGTGCCGCGCTGCTGGCGCTCGCGCTGACGCGTGACGACCCGCGCGCGCGGCAGCGCCGCGTCGCGGTGGTCGGCGCAACGGCGTACGGGCGTGTCGCGGTCGAGCGGATGCAACTGGCGCCGCACGGGCTTTTCGTGGCGGCGTGCGTATTCGACGACGACGCACAGGCTGCCTCCGGCGGCATCGGCGGCGTGCCGGTGATCGACGACTGGAACGTGCTGCGCGACCTGATTCGCGGCGGCGAGATCGACGAGGTCTGGCTCACGCTGCCGATGTCGCACGAGTGGCGGATCCAGCGCATCGTGCGCGAGTTGCGCGACGAGTTCGTGGAACTGCGTTTGTTGCCCGACGTGCGGCAGATGGCGGTGGTCGATCGCTCGGCGACCGACGTGCTCGGCATGCCGGCCATCAACCTCGCGACCACGCCGCGCTCGGCGCCGGAGCTGTGGGCGAAGTTCGCGTTCGACCGGCTGTTCGCATTCGGCGTGCTGATTCCGTTGCTGCCGCTGCTGTCGATGCTGGCGATCGCGGTCAAGCTGTCGTCGCCGGGGCCCGTGCTGTTCAGGCAGCGCCGCAAGGGCGTCGACGGCCGGGAGTTCGACATTCTGAAGTTCCGGACGATGCGCGTGCATCGTGTGCAACCGGGCGTCTTGCGACAGGCGTCGCGGAACGATTCGCGGATCACGCGCGTCGGTGCGTTCCTGCGGCGTACGTCGCTCGACGAGCTGCCGCAGTTCTTCAACGTGCTGTTCGGGCAGATGTCGGTCGTCGGCCCACGCCCCCATGCGATCGAACACGACGACTTGTACCGGCAATTGATCGATTGCTACATGTACCGCTACCGCGTACGGCCGGGCATCACCGGGTGGGCGCAGGTAAACGGCTATCGCGGCGAGACGCGCAAGGTCGAGGCGATGGAAGCGCGCGTGAAGTTCGATCTGTTCTACATGCAGAACTGGAGCTTCTGGTTCGACATGAAGATCATCCTGTTGACGGTCGTGCGGGGTTTCATCGGTCGCAATGCTTTCTGA
- a CDS encoding acyl-CoA dehydrogenase family protein encodes MSALLPELAADSDARRLDEAAHAVAQIAAQHADAVDRDARCPVEAIEAMRARRLLGAMVPTHLGGVGASLEDIASACSILGQACASSAMVFAMHQIQVACIVDHAADQGWHKLFLQQLVRHQWLLASATSEDGVGGNLRASQCALETSGGEFRLRKSAPTISYGDYADGILATARRDADAPASEQVLVTLLRDGYTLTRRGEWDTLGMRGTCSNGFELDAHGAAVQCLPVPFAKIAEETMVPVSHILWAAVWIGVAGDAFHRAHQFFRAQARQTDGAPSPASRRIAESLALMQAMQARVDNVLRLHANPASRSWSAGMARAAEINTLKTYVSTTALEVAHQAMMICGMAGYKQGTPFSIGRHIRDLHAAPLMISNDRIAVNTSNLLLALRPATLEKHT; translated from the coding sequence ATGAGCGCGCTGCTTCCCGAACTCGCGGCCGACAGCGATGCGCGTCGGCTCGACGAGGCCGCGCATGCCGTCGCGCAGATCGCCGCGCAGCACGCGGACGCGGTCGATCGCGACGCGCGCTGCCCCGTCGAGGCGATCGAGGCGATGCGCGCGCGCCGCCTGCTCGGCGCGATGGTGCCGACCCATCTCGGCGGTGTGGGGGCGTCGCTGGAAGACATCGCGTCGGCCTGCTCGATTCTCGGCCAGGCCTGCGCATCGTCGGCGATGGTGTTCGCGATGCATCAGATCCAGGTCGCCTGCATCGTCGATCACGCCGCCGACCAGGGCTGGCACAAGCTGTTCCTGCAACAGCTCGTGCGCCACCAGTGGCTGCTCGCATCGGCCACGTCGGAAGACGGCGTCGGCGGCAACCTGCGCGCGAGCCAGTGCGCGCTCGAAACCAGCGGCGGCGAATTCCGGCTGCGCAAATCTGCGCCGACGATCTCGTATGGCGACTATGCAGACGGCATTCTCGCGACCGCACGACGCGATGCGGACGCGCCGGCTTCCGAGCAGGTGCTCGTCACGCTGCTGCGCGACGGCTACACGCTCACGCGCCGCGGCGAATGGGACACGCTCGGGATGCGCGGCACCTGCAGCAACGGCTTCGAGCTCGATGCGCATGGCGCCGCCGTCCAGTGCCTGCCGGTACCGTTCGCGAAGATCGCGGAGGAAACGATGGTGCCGGTGTCGCACATCCTGTGGGCTGCGGTATGGATCGGTGTGGCCGGCGACGCGTTCCACCGCGCGCACCAGTTCTTCCGCGCCCAGGCCCGCCAGACCGACGGCGCACCGTCGCCCGCGTCGCGGCGCATCGCCGAATCGCTCGCGCTGATGCAGGCGATGCAGGCCCGCGTCGACAACGTGTTGCGCCTTCACGCGAACCCGGCGTCCCGCTCGTGGTCGGCCGGCATGGCCCGGGCCGCCGAGATCAACACGCTGAAGACCTACGTGTCGACGACCGCGCTGGAAGTCGCGCACCAGGCCATGATGATCTGCGGGATGGCCGGCTACAAGCAAGGCACGCCGTTCAGCATCGGCCGCCACATTCGCGACCTGCATGCGGCGCCGCTGATGATCAGCAACGACCGCATTGCCGTCAACACCTCGAACCTGCTGCTCGCGCTGCGTCCTGCGACGCTGGAGAAACATACGTGA